Proteins encoded by one window of Spirochaetota bacterium:
- the amrA gene encoding AmmeMemoRadiSam system protein A, with product MLSSKSKIFLLSLARQTIAQRCAGRPAPRADNANAELAVQCGVFVTLHDTDGELRGCIGYVEGVKPLAQSVIDMALSAAFRDPRFSPVTERELKNIVIEITVLSPLTPIQSTDAVVVGKHGLVATKGHNRGLLLPQVPVEHHWDRDTFLSHTCMKAGLKPDEWRKGAVQFEVFEGEVFNEKDLT from the coding sequence ATGCTTTCATCAAAATCGAAAATATTCCTGCTCTCTCTCGCCCGGCAGACGATCGCACAGCGATGCGCGGGCAGACCGGCTCCGCGGGCGGATAATGCGAATGCGGAGCTTGCTGTACAATGCGGCGTATTCGTCACGCTGCACGACACCGACGGCGAACTTCGCGGATGCATCGGCTATGTTGAAGGCGTAAAACCGCTCGCGCAGAGCGTCATCGATATGGCCCTGTCGGCGGCGTTCCGCGACCCGCGTTTCTCCCCGGTAACGGAACGCGAACTCAAGAACATCGTCATCGAGATAACCGTGCTTTCTCCGCTTACACCGATACAAAGCACTGATGCCGTGGTCGTAGGCAAGCACGGGCTTGTCGCAACGAAAGGGCATAATCGCGGACTTCTCCTCCCGCAGGTGCCCGTCGAACATCACTGGGACAGGGACACCTTCCTTTCACATACCTGCATGAAAGCAGGGCTTAAGCCGGATGAGTGGAGAAAAGGGGCCGTCCAATTCGAAGTATTCGAGGGTGAAGTGTTCAACGAGAAAGACCTGACGTAA
- a CDS encoding LacI family DNA-binding transcriptional regulator has product MPTRDLIAKKAKVSSATVSRVYNDPDSVSPEKRERVLAAAAKYGYVPDKHASALRRNASGSIMFLERRPHASSPDERYYLWLYADVIRAVQSVIDSSMFNLMLRSFTDIGEIDHIREECDAVICHSLTDREAAHMHTLGMPYVCCYRNMAHDINTVFVDEYAGGKLAGTRFREHGLTKPAHITGALAQNNVCAQRWEGFASCFEQEPMLMNGALGIAGGYTSGKAVVRSIKDGSVDSIFIVNDLTAIGVVHALTESGIRIPGDVSLIGYDNLPFTQTLPFSLATIDLSLSEVYAAAARSLLASIRSPGPIRTSITPAYVDGASVRQMH; this is encoded by the coding sequence ATGCCGACACGCGATCTCATCGCCAAAAAAGCGAAGGTAAGCTCGGCGACCGTATCCCGAGTGTACAATGACCCGGATTCCGTATCCCCCGAGAAACGTGAGCGCGTACTGGCCGCTGCGGCGAAATACGGCTATGTACCGGATAAACATGCAAGCGCGCTTCGCCGGAACGCAAGCGGTTCCATCATGTTCCTTGAGCGGCGTCCCCATGCATCATCACCCGACGAACGGTATTATCTCTGGCTCTATGCCGATGTCATCCGCGCCGTTCAGTCGGTCATCGATTCTTCGATGTTCAATCTCATGCTCCGCTCGTTCACGGACATCGGCGAGATAGATCATATCCGTGAAGAATGCGACGCCGTCATCTGCCACTCTCTCACCGACCGGGAAGCAGCGCACATGCACACGCTCGGCATGCCGTATGTCTGCTGCTACCGTAACATGGCGCACGACATCAATACGGTGTTCGTCGATGAATACGCCGGCGGAAAGCTCGCGGGAACGCGGTTCAGGGAACACGGGCTCACAAAACCGGCACATATCACCGGCGCGCTCGCACAGAACAATGTCTGCGCGCAGCGCTGGGAAGGATTCGCAAGCTGTTTCGAGCAGGAGCCCATGCTCATGAACGGAGCCCTCGGTATTGCCGGCGGCTACACCTCAGGAAAAGCAGTGGTCCGTTCGATCAAGGACGGCTCTGTCGATTCGATATTCATCGTGAACGATCTGACCGCGATAGGCGTCGTACATGCGCTCACCGAAAGCGGCATACGCATACCGGGGGATGTTTCGCTCATCGGTTATGATAATCTTCCGTTCACACAGACATTGCCCTTCTCGCTCGCCACCATCGATCTTTCGCTCAGCGAGGTGTACGCGGCCGCCGCGCGGTCGCTGCTTGCATCGATACGATCGCCCGGACCGATCCGGACCTCGATCACACCAGCGTATGTGGACGGGGCATCAGTGCGTCAGATGCATTGA
- a CDS encoding DNA-directed RNA polymerase subunit alpha has product MALKDILESTKKPHRVTFEREEVTPVFGRFTAQPFEKGYAVTVGNAVRRVLLSSIPGYAVSAIKIDGVSNEFENIKGVKEDTVVVILNLKKAVVRLTDGLDAKTVHIKKEGPGTFTAGDISLADSGVEVMNKDLVIATLAQGTKLSIDLQIDAGYGYVPSEMNEQLVQEIGAITIDAMYSPIRRVRFEVEDIRVGQRTDYGKLTLEVETNGAISPEKAVSWAAKILRNNLFAFLHIEESKDDAAGADGASEESALDRLRDVHIEEVEFSIRTANFLATNDLKTLDRVAMKSEGDLERMTGSNEMIIQEIKEKLAEYNATFGMR; this is encoded by the coding sequence ATGGCGCTCAAAGACATACTGGAATCAACGAAAAAGCCCCATCGCGTTACGTTCGAACGCGAAGAGGTAACGCCGGTGTTCGGCCGCTTTACTGCGCAGCCGTTCGAAAAGGGTTATGCGGTGACGGTCGGCAACGCCGTTCGGCGTGTGCTTCTTTCATCGATACCCGGATATGCCGTTTCCGCGATAAAGATCGACGGGGTCAGCAATGAATTCGAGAACATCAAGGGCGTAAAAGAGGATACGGTCGTCGTCATACTGAACCTGAAGAAGGCCGTCGTACGGCTGACCGACGGGCTCGATGCTAAGACGGTCCATATCAAGAAGGAAGGCCCGGGTACGTTCACGGCCGGCGATATCTCGCTTGCCGACAGCGGCGTAGAAGTGATGAACAAGGACTTGGTCATCGCAACGCTCGCACAAGGTACGAAACTCTCCATCGACCTGCAGATCGATGCAGGATATGGCTATGTCCCTTCTGAGATGAACGAACAGCTTGTGCAGGAAATAGGTGCGATAACGATCGATGCGATGTATTCGCCGATACGCCGTGTGCGCTTCGAGGTCGAGGACATCCGCGTCGGTCAGCGCACCGACTACGGCAAACTTACCCTTGAGGTCGAGACGAACGGCGCTATATCCCCCGAAAAGGCGGTGTCATGGGCCGCAAAGATACTGCGAAACAATCTCTTCGCATTCCTCCATATCGAGGAATCGAAGGACGATGCCGCAGGGGCGGACGGTGCGTCCGAAGAGAGCGCACTTGACCGTTTACGGGATGTACACATCGAGGAAGTTGAGTTCTCGATACGCACGGCGAATTTCCTCGCGACCAATGACTTGAAGACGCTTGACCGCGTTGCCATGAAGAGCGAGGGGGACCTTGAGCGTATGACCGGTTCCAATGAGATGATCATCCAGGAAATTAAGGAAAAGCTAGCCGAATACAACGCAACGTTCGGTATGCGGTAA
- the serA gene encoding phosphoglycerate dehydrogenase, with the protein MARYKVFAADGFSKEGIEILEKSGIFDVKVNAKTPRDELLKEISAFDALIVRSASKADKEVIDAGKILKLIARAGVGLDNVEIPAATARGIVVMNAPSGNTISTAELSFAMLMSLSRNIPQAYASMKQKVWEKKKFEGIEMHGKTLGIIGLGRIGREVAKRAIAFGMNVLGHDPYFPEEGAKTLGVTLVKLERIYKESDYITVHTPLSPETEDLVTKKEIALMKPNVRLVNCARGGIINENDLRDALAEKRIAGAALDVFITEPPKEFIYADLDNCITTPHLGASTEEAQISVAIETANALVSYFRDNVAHNSVNFPAIDAHIYNEMKNFVELASKIGAFLAQVARASITKVEVTYSGSITEKPTKILTTAVLKGLISSLIGSDSSVNFVNAPVIARERGISVVERNITKIGDFSEIIAVKITTESGKSVEIWGTVFTDGKPRIVRYDQYHIEMQPQGHVLLVICKDRYGFVGQIGTIMGDKKININDMRLTIEESSKRALNVLVLDTKPGKEVLDKVHAMPDIYEVHMISL; encoded by the coding sequence ATGGCCAGGTATAAAGTATTCGCCGCAGACGGATTCTCAAAAGAGGGCATCGAGATACTCGAGAAAAGCGGCATTTTCGATGTCAAAGTCAATGCAAAAACACCGCGCGATGAACTTCTGAAAGAGATATCAGCGTTCGATGCGCTCATCGTACGAAGCGCATCAAAAGCGGACAAGGAAGTGATCGATGCAGGGAAGATCCTTAAGCTCATAGCCCGGGCCGGTGTAGGCCTCGATAATGTAGAGATCCCGGCGGCGACAGCGCGCGGCATCGTGGTCATGAACGCCCCAAGCGGCAACACCATATCGACGGCGGAACTCTCGTTCGCCATGCTCATGTCTCTTTCGCGCAATATACCGCAGGCGTATGCGAGCATGAAGCAGAAGGTGTGGGAGAAGAAGAAATTCGAAGGGATAGAGATGCACGGCAAGACGCTCGGTATCATCGGGCTCGGACGCATCGGACGCGAAGTGGCCAAACGCGCCATCGCGTTCGGGATGAATGTGCTCGGGCATGACCCGTATTTCCCCGAAGAGGGGGCGAAGACGCTCGGTGTAACGCTCGTGAAGCTCGAACGCATTTATAAGGAAAGCGATTATATCACCGTCCATACGCCGCTCTCACCGGAAACGGAGGACCTTGTCACGAAGAAAGAGATCGCTCTGATGAAACCGAACGTGCGTCTGGTGAACTGCGCACGCGGAGGCATCATCAACGAGAACGATCTTCGGGATGCGCTCGCGGAAAAACGTATTGCCGGCGCAGCGCTCGACGTGTTCATAACCGAACCGCCGAAGGAATTCATCTATGCCGACCTTGACAACTGCATAACCACGCCGCATCTCGGCGCATCCACCGAAGAGGCGCAGATATCGGTGGCGATAGAGACCGCGAACGCACTCGTAAGCTATTTCCGCGATAACGTTGCGCACAACTCGGTCAATTTCCCTGCTATTGACGCTCACATCTACAACGAAATGAAGAATTTCGTCGAGCTCGCATCGAAGATCGGCGCTTTCCTTGCACAGGTCGCACGAGCGAGCATTACCAAGGTGGAAGTGACCTACTCGGGGAGCATAACCGAAAAACCGACGAAGATACTTACCACAGCCGTGCTCAAGGGGCTCATCTCTTCCCTTATCGGCAGCGACAGCAGCGTGAATTTCGTGAATGCACCGGTCATCGCTCGCGAGCGCGGCATCAGCGTCGTCGAACGGAACATCACGAAGATAGGCGATTTCAGCGAGATCATCGCAGTGAAGATAACGACGGAAAGCGGAAAATCGGTAGAGATATGGGGCACCGTGTTCACCGACGGCAAACCGCGTATCGTACGGTACGATCAGTATCATATCGAGATGCAGCCGCAGGGGCATGTGCTCCTTGTCATCTGCAAGGACCGCTACGGCTTCGTCGGGCAGATAGGCACCATCATGGGCGATAAGAAGATCAACATCAACGACATGCGCCTGACCATCGAGGAATCGAGCAAGCGCGCGCTCAATGTGCTCGTGCTCGATACGAAACCCGGAAAGGAAGTGCTCGATAAAGTGCATGCGATGCCGGACATATACGAAGTGCATATGATATCGCTGTAA
- the rplQ gene encoding 50S ribosomal protein L17 has product MRHRNTIKKFDMRKSQRVAMFRNMLTSLIMKEKVFTTKEKGGVLKKIADKVIHKAKTKGINVRRDISKYVPAENAQKKLIDVIAPRFMTRNGGYTRKVLAYRRFGDAAEMCYVMLCDEKPAAAPAGDKKSS; this is encoded by the coding sequence ATGCGGCACAGAAATACGATAAAAAAATTCGACATGCGAAAGAGCCAGCGTGTTGCGATGTTCCGCAACATGCTCACCTCGCTCATCATGAAGGAAAAAGTGTTCACGACGAAAGAGAAGGGCGGCGTTCTGAAGAAGATAGCGGACAAAGTGATACACAAGGCGAAGACGAAGGGCATCAACGTCCGGCGCGATATCTCGAAGTATGTCCCTGCGGAGAACGCGCAGAAGAAGCTCATCGATGTCATCGCTCCGCGCTTCATGACACGCAACGGCGGCTATACGAGGAAAGTGCTCGCGTATCGCCGGTTCGGGGATGCTGCAGAGATGTGCTATGTGATGCTCTGCGATGAGAAGCCGGCGGCAGCGCCAGCGGGAGATAAGAAGTCATCTTAG
- a CDS encoding AraC family transcriptional regulator, translating into MDARAIAVRVFNRGLAGCRSDWRLDEEGALTHRLYFIRGGNATYDDGTRQRLMHRHLYIFPSNTKYSITHDPRDPLSVVFFYAAFLPDIANPLIDVDLAACEPLNALGEWLYQTYAARMGSSVMEEFVVAQILSLVSSVVPLVPIADARILGVLERINKAPSAPLSLAELAGTAGLERHYFVTLFKKVTGTTPMRYIAGRRLEESRRLISTGRSVRDASREAGFSDEKSFSRLFKRVYGLAPSVLAREHGRY; encoded by the coding sequence ATGGACGCGCGTGCGATAGCCGTTCGTGTGTTCAATCGCGGGCTTGCGGGATGCAGGAGCGATTGGCGTCTCGATGAAGAGGGGGCGCTCACGCATCGCCTCTATTTTATACGCGGCGGCAATGCGACGTACGATGACGGAACGCGACAGAGGCTCATGCATCGACATCTCTATATCTTCCCGTCGAACACGAAATATTCCATTACGCATGACCCGCGTGATCCGCTTTCGGTGGTGTTCTTCTATGCGGCGTTCCTGCCGGATATCGCCAATCCGCTCATCGATGTCGATCTTGCGGCATGTGAGCCGCTCAATGCACTCGGCGAATGGCTCTATCAGACCTATGCCGCACGTATGGGGAGCAGCGTCATGGAAGAGTTCGTTGTCGCACAGATATTATCGCTCGTGTCGTCCGTCGTACCGCTCGTGCCGATCGCGGATGCGCGTATCCTCGGCGTACTTGAGCGCATCAACAAGGCCCCGTCAGCTCCGCTTTCGCTTGCCGAGCTTGCGGGCACTGCCGGACTTGAACGCCACTATTTCGTGACACTGTTCAAGAAGGTGACCGGCACGACGCCGATGCGCTACATCGCCGGGCGCCGTCTCGAAGAATCCCGGCGGCTCATCAGCACCGGCCGTTCGGTACGCGACGCTTCACGCGAGGCGGGCTTCTCCGATGAGAAGAGCTTCTCGCGTCTGTTCAAGAGGGTATACGGGCTTGCCCCGAGCGTTCTCGCCCGGGAGCATGGACGATATTAG
- a CDS encoding DUF503 domain-containing protein, which produces MVVALAVFTVRIPHAASLKDKRHVVRPLIERLRREHAFAASEVEFMDEHTRARIGLAGVGNDAQVLRGAVDKCFYALEEDYPNTITDTDVEMMTFHGGE; this is translated from the coding sequence ATGGTCGTCGCGCTCGCAGTGTTCACCGTTCGCATTCCGCATGCGGCATCGCTCAAGGATAAGCGGCATGTGGTCCGCCCGCTCATTGAGCGGCTGCGCCGGGAACATGCGTTCGCCGCATCCGAGGTTGAGTTCATGGACGAACATACGCGTGCGCGTATCGGTCTTGCCGGGGTAGGGAACGACGCACAGGTGCTTCGCGGAGCCGTTGACAAGTGCTTCTACGCGCTCGAGGAGGACTATCCGAATACCATCACCGATACGGATGTCGAGATGATGACCTTTCACGGGGGTGAGTGA